One part of the Myxococcales bacterium genome encodes these proteins:
- the grpE gene encoding nucleotide exchange factor GrpE: MTKKQSNNFEKDSVKAAGKKNPRGMADGQPSDQATSEDDVTREIESAEHEAQLHHDKLLRVMAEFENFKKRMQREKEGIVKYGNEKLLESLLPSLDDLDRVLDHVSPDASEEAKNIADGVELVRKSLLTALEKHELKEIPALGEKFDPTVHEAISVVDDDDLEPGTIVSVHRKGYWLADRLLRPVMVSVVKGE; this comes from the coding sequence ATGACCAAAAAACAGTCCAATAATTTCGAAAAAGATTCAGTCAAGGCGGCGGGGAAAAAAAATCCTCGCGGGATGGCTGACGGGCAGCCTTCCGATCAGGCTACATCGGAAGATGATGTCACCCGCGAGATCGAGTCCGCGGAGCATGAGGCTCAGCTTCACCATGACAAACTGCTGCGGGTCATGGCTGAGTTTGAAAATTTCAAAAAGAGGATGCAGAGGGAAAAAGAGGGGATCGTAAAATACGGCAATGAGAAACTGCTTGAAAGCCTTCTGCCTTCTCTGGACGATCTTGACAGGGTGCTCGACCACGTTTCTCCCGATGCCAGCGAAGAGGCGAAGAATATCGCCGATGGTGTCGAACTAGTGAGAAAATCTCTTCTGACCGCGCTTGAAAAACACGAGTTGAAGGAGATTCCTGCGCTCGGTGAAAAATTCGATCCGACCGTGCACGAGGCGATTTCGGTGGTGGATGACGATGACCTGGAGCCCGGCACCATCGTATCGGTCCATAGAAAGGGATACTGGTTGGCCGACAGGCTCCTGCGTCCCGTTATGGTTTCAGTGGTTAAGGGGGAATGA
- a CDS encoding ABC transporter substrate-binding protein: MKRILVLVWIAAIFSGCAGAGISRGVPAYPNPETSEMKLAFTAAYDLYSAGKFGEADDLFASYISTYPYTELTDKARFYRGEMAFSREDYKTAISFYRAAYLQIQSPAVVPMARFKAALSLHRLGDESGALKEMQPIDRSSQSAILRLRIDSLGVIASRGSGLAPGKCIGWMLSILDDYSAGAGHKSSSVPAGDIISEDEALSSVRAWLGDESVTVADVESLPLADFKGKRSGGYADYKYAETLVRRGDSQRAAEILRSYISSYPKHEYYASARLLLADFGGEVAEGASVKVGLILPLSGKFAVYGESVLKGVECAAGIFQPCSGPGGTKLIVRDEMSPGKSVSSMIDELADENVVAIIGPLMSNTAIEAASRAQQRKVPLITLSQRDGVAAIGDYVFRNYVSPSAEVSTLVDYLTTKKSGMKKFFVLYPDNKKGIEYKDLFASAVAAVGGKVVGSSSYAPNQMEFAGELRGRGMLENTAGMVGSGPYYDALFIPDSFGVVGYIVPTLSLMGVKQTQLLGISRWNDKGLLERGGEFVEGALFVDSFFKDSKDPFVMSFVKNFTEAYGVEPTLLEANGYDAMRMISTAVQRIGSSGRDGVRDSLLGMVDFHGVAGKITFDAGGEASRRLFVLTVSEGRIQEAQ, from the coding sequence ATGAAAAGAATTCTTGTTCTCGTCTGGATTGCGGCGATTTTTTCAGGGTGTGCCGGCGCCGGAATTTCCAGAGGGGTCCCCGCATATCCGAATCCGGAAACTTCCGAGATGAAGCTGGCTTTTACCGCAGCCTACGATCTCTATTCCGCCGGAAAATTCGGCGAGGCTGATGATCTGTTCGCTTCTTACATATCGACTTATCCCTATACCGAGCTGACCGACAAGGCGCGCTTCTACAGAGGCGAGATGGCCTTTTCGAGGGAGGATTACAAAACAGCGATCTCTTTTTACAGAGCAGCGTATTTGCAGATTCAGTCTCCTGCAGTAGTTCCGATGGCAAGATTCAAGGCGGCCTTGTCGCTCCACAGGCTTGGAGACGAGTCCGGCGCATTGAAAGAGATGCAGCCGATAGACAGGTCGTCGCAGAGCGCGATACTCAGGCTGAGGATAGATTCTTTGGGAGTCATAGCGTCGCGCGGAAGCGGACTCGCTCCCGGGAAGTGCATAGGATGGATGCTTTCTATACTGGATGACTACTCCGCAGGGGCCGGACATAAGAGCTCAAGCGTTCCCGCAGGCGATATCATATCGGAAGATGAGGCGCTTTCATCGGTGCGAGCCTGGCTTGGAGATGAATCGGTAACCGTTGCCGATGTGGAATCCCTTCCACTGGCGGATTTCAAAGGCAAGCGCTCCGGCGGGTACGCGGACTACAAGTATGCGGAAACGCTCGTGCGTCGCGGAGATTCGCAGCGCGCAGCGGAAATTCTCAGGTCGTATATATCGTCATATCCCAAACACGAGTACTACGCTTCGGCGAGGCTCCTCCTTGCGGATTTCGGGGGCGAGGTTGCCGAAGGGGCTTCGGTAAAGGTCGGGCTCATACTTCCGCTTTCGGGAAAGTTCGCCGTCTATGGCGAATCGGTTCTCAAGGGCGTAGAATGCGCGGCAGGAATTTTTCAGCCGTGCAGCGGCCCGGGCGGAACGAAACTGATAGTTAGAGATGAGATGTCGCCGGGGAAATCCGTCTCATCGATGATCGACGAATTGGCCGATGAGAATGTGGTTGCGATAATCGGTCCGCTTATGTCGAACACGGCCATCGAGGCGGCGTCGAGGGCGCAGCAGCGCAAGGTTCCGCTTATAACCCTGTCGCAGCGCGATGGAGTGGCGGCTATTGGCGACTACGTCTTCCGCAATTATGTATCACCATCTGCCGAGGTTTCAACTCTGGTTGACTATCTCACCACAAAAAAGAGCGGGATGAAGAAATTTTTCGTCCTGTATCCTGACAACAAGAAGGGGATTGAATACAAGGACCTCTTTGCCTCGGCCGTGGCCGCTGTCGGTGGAAAGGTTGTGGGATCAAGCTCTTACGCTCCTAATCAGATGGAGTTTGCAGGTGAGCTCAGGGGCAGGGGGATGCTGGAGAACACCGCAGGGATGGTCGGTTCAGGACCATATTACGATGCGCTGTTTATTCCCGACTCATTTGGAGTTGTTGGCTACATCGTACCAACGCTATCTCTGATGGGGGTGAAGCAGACACAGCTCCTCGGTATTTCGAGGTGGAACGACAAGGGGCTTCTCGAAAGGGGCGGTGAATTCGTAGAGGGCGCCCTTTTTGTCGATTCATTTTTCAAGGATTCGAAGGACCCCTTCGTCATGTCGTTCGTTAAAAATTTCACGGAGGCCTACGGGGTAGAGCCCACGCTGCTCGAGGCCAATGGCTATGACGCTATGAGGATGATATCAACTGCTGTCCAGAGAATAGGATCTTCTGGCAGGGACGGAGTAAGAGATTCTCTTCTCGGTATGGTAGATTTTCATGGGGTCGCTGGGAAGATAACTTTTGATGCAGGAGGTGAGGCTTCCAGAAGGTTGTTCGTGCTTACGGTTTCGGAAGGAAGAATTCAAGAGGCGCA
- the hrcA gene encoding heat-inducible transcription repressor HrcA: MEPKLLERHAGILEILISDYIASAEPVGSRTIAKKYAGHLSPATIRNVLSDLTEMGFLTQPHTSAGRVPTGAGMRYFVDTLLKKRELSDAEMEAIRECCAGDEREVMSIIQNTSKLLAQVSHYVGLVMTPSTEEMIFKQIQFMPLSKNKVLGIFVSRDGIVQNRLIETGEDFNFSEIDKISNYCNNSFHGMTLEDALDKIERELATDYAKYDKMLRHAMLFSREVLSCIPGSELVVGGEIQLLDTPEFSNSEEFRRVVRELEEKNKVVKLLERCREGQGVRIFIGSDSPEGRGLDLVGIVGAPYKREGRTVGTLGVIGPMRMDYSRVVPIVDFTAKVLGDILDA, encoded by the coding sequence ATGGAACCAAAGCTACTTGAAAGACATGCGGGGATACTGGAGATACTGATCTCAGACTATATCGCGAGCGCCGAGCCGGTAGGTTCCAGAACTATCGCAAAGAAATACGCCGGGCATCTTTCTCCTGCAACGATAAGAAATGTCCTCTCCGACCTGACCGAGATGGGGTTTCTTACGCAGCCCCACACATCGGCTGGGCGTGTTCCAACCGGCGCCGGAATGCGCTACTTCGTCGATACGCTTTTGAAAAAGCGCGAGCTTTCCGATGCGGAGATGGAGGCGATTCGCGAGTGCTGCGCCGGAGACGAACGCGAGGTCATGTCCATCATCCAAAATACTTCCAAACTCCTTGCGCAGGTTTCTCATTACGTCGGGCTGGTTATGACGCCGAGCACAGAGGAGATGATCTTCAAACAGATCCAATTCATGCCGTTGTCCAAAAACAAGGTGCTTGGGATATTCGTTTCGAGGGATGGAATCGTCCAGAACAGGCTAATAGAAACGGGAGAGGATTTCAATTTTTCCGAGATCGATAAGATATCCAATTACTGCAACAACTCTTTTCATGGAATGACGCTGGAGGATGCGCTGGATAAGATAGAGCGCGAGCTGGCAACGGACTATGCCAAGTATGACAAGATGCTCCGCCATGCGATGCTCTTTTCGCGAGAGGTTCTATCGTGCATTCCTGGATCAGAGCTGGTGGTCGGGGGCGAGATACAGCTTCTGGACACTCCCGAATTTTCAAATTCAGAGGAATTTCGCAGGGTGGTTCGCGAGCTCGAGGAAAAGAACAAGGTCGTGAAGCTGCTGGAGCGCTGCAGGGAAGGTCAGGGGGTCAGGATTTTTATAGGCAGCGATTCTCCTGAGGGGCGGGGGCTGGACTTGGTGGGGATAGTCGGCGCCCCTTATAAACGCGAGGGTCGTACAGTGGGAACCCTCGGGGTAATCGGTCCGATGCGGATGGATTATTCGCGCGTCGTTCCGATAGTCGATTTTACGGCCAAAGTTCTTGGCGACATACTCGACGCATGA